The following coding sequences lie in one Pempheris klunzingeri isolate RE-2024b chromosome 13, fPemKlu1.hap1, whole genome shotgun sequence genomic window:
- the LOC139211983 gene encoding antimicrobial peptide NK-lysin, giving the protein MSPAITIALLLLSTTVVKSLEDQNKEEDFPPQLKHDVRERADRHIEGVLQGGSLPGACCVCKNIVSKIKQKMGSDHSKKKIRQLLTNFCNRLKVFKLICKRTNFINKMIDAIANSGSPHSICVKLKLCK; this is encoded by the exons ATGAGTCCTGCCATCACCATCGCTCTTCTCCTGCTCTCCACGA ctgttGTTAAGTCTCTGGAGGACCAAAATAAAGAGGAGGATTTTCCACCGCAGTTAAAACATGACGTGAGGGAGAGAGCGGACCGTCATATAGAGGGG GTGCTGCAGGGTGGATCCCTCCCAGGTGCTTGTTGTGTCTGTAAGAATATTGTGTCCAAAATAAAGCAGAAGATGGGCAGTGATCATTCAAAG aaaaaaatccgCCAGCTGCTGACCAACTTCTGCAATCGACTGAAAGTCTTCAAATTGATCTGCAAGAGGACCAACTTCATAAACAAAATGATTGATGCCATAGCAAACAGTGGGTCTCCACACAGTATATGTGTTAAACTGAAACTCTGCAAGTGA
- the tonsl gene encoding tonsoku-like protein: protein MSSSREIKQLQKAKSKAQNSNNLTEEGNICNQLGELLSRSGNYEAAIKEHQQELAISEALNDVIGRAVANRKIGECYAELGNIEAALKHQRHHLDLARSVRDHAEEQRALATIGRTYLFRYESDQSKNSLEQAEEAFRKSLAIVDDRLEGTVAGREISEMKARLFLNLGLVCDHLGDPKQCSDYIRRSVFIAEKSQLLEDLYRANFNLGNIYFRNGHKSNAVRCLEQAKECARKIKDKFSESECFHCIGKVQLSLGDFVAARRSLKKALLLGSQQALDRQAVKKAFKYADRGFKLEEELGEDQGKRLSSHQAVGLQEQLGDLYCKVGCYSKAPDAYQAQLKGAEAMGKPARELAVIHVSLAATYADLRQHSKAVEHYRQELALRQGSPAEECNTWLNIAAAQEESSCALEEIDSSYNTASHCAQKSGQARLKKRALRLWLAFQRRCGSSKADDTEARLQELCDAEGWTLDGSDGEEDEEEEMDNSEPVDDSDVVLSDSDDDDLDGYDKTVSGRRKAGRWNKRNEKGETSLHRACIDGNLKQVQYLVEQGHPVNPRDYCGWTPLHEACNHGHSDIVAVLLDHGANINDSGGPLCEGVTPLHDALSCGNFKVAKLLVERGASVTLRNSKGLTAMDTLRQWQRTYSRELDHDTKQECVTTERLLRKALAGGVPAAATPAKPFDALQDSQLFDAENSEPLLSSGGGCSSSQDWPWTNRNSEVKAAPASPKRRQSNGSTQRRRARGTEAAVLYGNNSSSSDDSDSDYSVSPLRPVRPRNSFPAAPGQKEVPPNKEANSIPNSGRESAREAPAPSVFAREEYHSAIRGLGSAKSRLQGLSQPQFSGTPAVSSNNKSALVPEEEYLADDWLEDDMGETQPKKKRRLQVEQNGFRGEDTGSSAARGQNRHSNFDTSGRGSAVPSSSSRSLPQKKNGSLKPHQVKMTQMPGMVRLGRREVSRSHSPTVTDDDDIWPETPPPPQIHMQPPSQILAASTTLPPPIRMRVRVQDDVFLIPVPQSEADSCTVSWLCEQAAQRYYQKCGLLPRLSLQKEGALLSPQDLLLAVLHTNEEVLAEVCSWDLPPLPVRYKKACQSLAVDENKRVTRLCEVQDGSSSVSLCGLSLAPSSLNPLFRALKLQASLTELRISGNRLQDNLLPELVATTVTMPRLRLLDISACHITGEGLEKAVNALKAQSHPVFPCLEELDLSMNPLGDSVSESLSCLLSSCPLLAKLSLQACDLTARFLQQHRLLLLASALTASGHLKSVCLSHNALGSTGFELVLRTLPLRCLTHLDLSAVRMGPAEYPLLEHLTKLLSQDECSLTHLSLAANELTDSSVATLARCLPSCPTLVSLNLSGNPSITSAGLNNILISLREACRPLTLLNLQGCQVSGPWDSEGLDGLSELVKDLRLCSQGLNKVDRQALKQIWGDSRSDGHFIDRNSKCLLSAAASS, encoded by the exons ATGAGCTCTTCACGGGAGATCAAAC AGCTGCAGAAAGCAAAGAGTAAAGCGCAGAACAGCAACAATTTAACCGAAGAAGGAAACATCTGCAATCAGCTGGGAGAACTGCTGTCCAGAAGTG GTAACTATGAAGCTGCCATTAAGGAGCATCAGCAGGAGTTGGCTATCTCTGAGGCGCTTAACGATGTGATCGGACGAGCTGTGGCCAATCGTAAGATAGGAGAGTGCTACGCAGAGTTGGGGAACATTGAGGCTGCTTTGAAA CACCAGCGGCATCACCTTGACCTGGCTCGCTCTGTCAGAGATCATGCAGAGGAGCAAAGGGCGTTGGCCACCATTGGTCGAACCTATCTCTTCCGTTATGAGTCGGACCAATCAAAGAACAGTTTGGAGCAAGCCGAGGAAGCCTTCAGGAAGAGCCTGGCCATTGTGGATGATCGTCTAGAGG GGACGGTGGCAGGAAGAGAGATTAGTGAGATGAAGGCACGTCTCTTCCTCAATCTTGGTCTGGTCTGTGATCACCTGGGGGACCCCAAACAGTGCAGCGATTATATCCGACGAAGCGTCTTTATTGCAGA GAAGAGTCAGCTGCTGGAGGATCTCTACCGTGCAAACTTTAACCTGGGCAACATTTACTTCCGTAACGGTCATAAGTCTAATGCTGTGCGCTGCCTTGAACAAGCCAAGGAGTGTGCGAGGAAGATCAAAGACAAGTTCAGTGAGAGCGAGTGCTTTCACTGCATTGGCAAG GTGCAGCTGTCTCTGGGTGATTTCGTAGCAGCCAGACGATCTCTGAAGAAAGCTCTCTTACTGGGTTCCCAGCAGGCACTGGACAGGCAGGCAGTGAAGAAAGCTTTCAAATATG CGGACCGAGGCTTTAAGTTGGAGGAAGAGTTGGGGGAGGATCAAGGCAAAAGACTTAGCTCCCATCAGGCCGTGGGGCTGCAAGAGCAGCTGGGTGACCTTTACTGTAAAGTTGGCTGCTACAGCAAAGCTCCGGACGCATATCAAGCTCAG CTAAAGGGCGCTGAGGCGATGGGAAAGCCTGCCAGGGAGCTGGCTGTCATCCACGTGTCCCTGGCTGCGACCTACGCAGACCTGAGACAGCACAGCAAGGCAGTGGAGCACTATAGACAGGAGCTGGCTTTGCGACAGGGCAGCCCTGCTGAG gaGTGTAACACCTGGCTGAACATCGCAGCTGCTCAGGAGGAGAGCAGCTGTGCCCTTGAGGAAATAGACAGCAGCTACAATACTGCATCACACTGCGCTCAGAAGTCTGGGCAGGCCAGACTCAAG AAACGTGCGTTGAGGCTCTGGCTGGCGTTCCAGAGACGATGCGGCTCATCGAAGGCTGATGACACTGAGGCGAGGCTGCAGGAGCTGTGTGACGCAGAGGGCTGGACCCTAGATGGGAGCGAtggtgaggaggatgaagaggaggagatggacaaCAGTGAACCTGTCGATGACAGTGACGTTGTTCTCTCAGACTCAG atgatgatgatttggaTGGTTATGACAAGACGGTGTCGGGAAGGAGGAAGGCAGGAAGG TGGAACAAGAGGAACGAGAAGGGCGAGACGTCTCTGCACAGAGCGTGTATAGATGGAAACCTGAAGCAGGTCCAGTATCTGGTAGAACAG GGTCACCCAGTGAACCCCAGAGATTATTGTGGCTGGACTCCCCTTCATGAGGCCTGCAACCACGGTCACTCTG ACATTGTCGCCGTGCTGCTGGACCACGGCGCTAACATCAACGACTCTGGAGGTCCCTTATGTGAGGGAGTGACACCTCTGCATGATGCCCTCTCCTGTGGCAATTTTAAAGTCGCAAAACTCTTAGTGGAACGAGGGGCTTCTGTCACTCTACGCAACTCCAAG GGTTTGACTGCCATGGACACCCTGCGTCAGTGGCAGAGGACGTACAGCAGAGAGTTGGACCATGACACCAAGCAGGAGTGCGTCACCACAGAGAGACTGCTGAGGAAGGCGCTCGCAGGGGGAG tgCCTGCTGCTGCGACCCCGGCCAAGCCTTTCGATGCCCTGCAGGACAGCCAGCTGTTTGATGCTGAGAACTCAGAGCCGCTGTTGTCCTCTGGAGGGGGCTGTTCCTCCAGCCAAGACTGGCCCTGGACCAACAGGAACTCAGAGGTGAAGGCTGCACCTGCCAGCCCCAAACGGAGGCAGAGCAACGGCTCAACACAGCGGCGCAGAGCCAGAGGAACAGAGGCTGCTGTCTTGTATGGG AATAACAGCAGCTCCTCAGACGACAGTGACTCAGACTACTCGGTCAGTCCACTCCGTCCCGTCCGCCCTAGGAACAGTTTCCCAGCAGCCCCGGGTCAAAAGGAAGTTCCCCCAAACAAGGAAGCCAACTCCATCCCCAACTCAGGTCGAGAAAGTGCCAGGGAGGCTCCTGCGCCGTCTGTCTTTGCACGAGAGGAGTACCACAGTGCCATTCGAGGCTTAGGCAGCGCCAAAAGCCGCCTGCAGGGTCTGTCGCAGCCTCAGTTCTCCGGCACACCTGCTGTTTCGTCCAACAACAAATCCGCTCTGGTTCCTGAGGAGGAGTATCTGGCTGATGACTGGTTGGAGGATGATATGGGGGAGACTCAGccgaagaagaagaggaggcttCAAGTGGAACAGAATGGGTTTAGAGGCGAGGACACCGGCTCTTCTGCAGCAAGAGGTCAAAACAGGCACTCAAACTTTGACACGTCCGGCAGAG GCTCGGCAGTCCCTTCCTCTTCCAGTAGGAGTCTCCCTCAGAAAAAGAACGGCTCTCTGAAGCCTCACCAGGTCAAAATGACTCAGATGCCAGGGATGGTCAGGTTGGGCAGACGAGAGGTCAGCAGGTCACACAGCCCCACAGTTACAGATGATGACGACATCTGGCCTGAGACGCCTCCGCCaccacaaatacacatgcag cctCCAAGTCAAATTCTGGCTGCTTCTACAACACTGCCTCCACCAATCAGAATGAGGGTCAGAGTTCAAGATGACGTTTTCCTCATCCCAGTTCCACAAAG TGAGGCAGACTCCTGCACCGTGTCGTGGCTGTGTGAGCAGGCCGCTCAGCGTTACTACCAGAAATGTGGCCTCCTGCCTCGCCTCTCACTGCAGAAGGAAGGTGCTCTGCTCTCCCCGCaggacctgctgctggctgtccTGCACACCAATGAAGAG GTTCTGGCCGAAGTTTGCTCTTGggaccttcctcctcttcctgtacGCTACAAGAAAGCCTGTCAGAGCTTGGCAGTTG acGAGAACAAGCGCGTGACCCGGCTGTGTGAGGTGCAGGACGGTAGCTCCTCTGTGTCGCTGTGTGGCCTCAGCTTGGCCCCCTCTTCCCTCAACCCCCTCTTTCGTGCCCTAAAACTGCAGGCCAGCCTCACAGAGCTACGCATTTCTGGCAACCGTCTCCAAGACAACCTTCTCCCCGAGCTGGTCGCCACAACAGTCACCATGCCTCGGCTCCGGCTGCTGGACATTTCAGCCTGTCACATCACAGGGGAAGGGCTGGAGAAGGCAGTGAACGCGCTAAAGGCCCAGAGCCACCCAGTGTTTCCG TGCCTGGAGGAGCTCGACCTCAGTATGAACCCTCTTGGCGATAGCGTGTCCGAGTCTTTGTCCTGTCTTCTGTCCAGCTGCCCTCTATTAGCCAAGCTGTCTCTGCAGGCCTGCGACCTCACTGCTCGCTTCCTTCAGCAGCAtcgactgctgctgctggccagcGCTCTGACGG CCTCAGGCCACCTGAAATCAGTGTGtctatcccacaatgcactgggcTCCACTGGCTTTGAGCTGGTGTTGAGGACTCTGCCTCTCCGATGCCTCACACACCTGGACCTGTCTGCTGTGCGCATGGGTCCTGCTGAGTACCCGCTGCTGGAACACCTCACCAAACTGCTGTCACAG GACGAGTGTTCACTGACCCACCTGAGTCTGGCAGCCAACGAGCTGACGGACAGCAGTGTAGCCACATTGGCCAG GTGTCTGCCTTCATGTCCAACTCTGGTGAGTCTGAACCTATCAGGAAACCCATCCATTACCTCAGCAGGACTTAACAACATCCTGATCTCTCTCAGAGAGGCTTGTCGACCTTTGACCCTTCTAAACCTCcaag GTTGTCAGGTGTCCGGCCCCTGGGACAGTGAAGGACTGGATGGATTGTCGGAGCTGGTCAAGGATCTCCGTCTTTGCTCTCAGGGACTCAACAAAGTGGACCGGCAGGCCTTAAAGCAGATCTGGGGCGACAGCCGGTCAGATGGACACTTTATTGACCGAAACAGCAAGTGCCTGCTGTCGGCCGCTGCCTCCTCATGA
- the nkl.4 gene encoding LOW QUALITY PROTEIN: NK-lysin tandem duplicate 4 (The sequence of the model RefSeq protein was modified relative to this genomic sequence to represent the inferred CDS: inserted 2 bases in 1 codon): METSSVLLVCILVTCSVWTVRGGSLEVKIDDQDQLDQLDVEVSAEAGKLPGVCWACKWALNKVKKIIGRNASAEKVTAKLMSVCNEIGLLKSLCRKFVKTHLGQLIEELTTTDNVRTICVNTKACKPKEXLDLLFYPSNDGIHKLETDE, encoded by the exons ATGGAGacctcttcagtcctcctcgTGTGCATTCTGGTGACATGCTCAG TCTGGACAGTCCGTGGGGGAAGCTTAGAGGTCAAGATTGACGATCAGGATCAGCTGGATCAGCTGGACGTGGAAGTCTCTGCGGAAGCCGGCAAG CTTCCAGGTGTTTGCTGGGCGTGCAAGTGGGCTTTAAACAAGGTGAAGAAAATCATTGGACGTAACGCCTCCGCAGAG AAGGTGACAGCAAAGTTGATGTCCGTCTGCAATGAAATTGGCCTCTTAAAATCTCTGTGCCGCAAATTTGTGAAGACACACCTTGGACAATTAATCGAGGAGCTCACCACCACTGACAACGTGAGGACAATCTGTGTCAACACTAAAGCCTGCAA GCCAAAGGA TTTGGACCTGCTCTTTTATCCAAGCAACGATGGGATTCATAAATTGGAAACTGATGAATAG